Proteins encoded together in one Nitrospirota bacterium window:
- a CDS encoding metal-dependent hydrolase, translated as MASAFSHVIVAVAMGRAFRNKELRWRELGLGAFCSVLPDLDVVGFPLGIQYGDMWGHRGLTHSVLFAALLAGILVALWCRGKPAIAMTGLFLYFFLCTASHGVLDAMTDGGLGVAFFSPFDTTRYFLAVRPVLVSPIGISEFFSEYGARVLANEAVWIWLPSLALFVLLRAIQHVRGAKSP; from the coding sequence CTTTCGGAACAAGGAGCTGCGATGGCGCGAGTTGGGTTTGGGTGCCTTCTGTTCGGTTCTGCCGGATCTGGATGTGGTCGGGTTTCCTTTGGGCATTCAGTACGGTGATATGTGGGGCCACCGTGGGCTGACCCACTCAGTATTGTTTGCGGCGCTGCTGGCCGGGATTCTTGTGGCTCTGTGGTGTCGGGGCAAACCGGCGATAGCAATGACGGGATTATTTCTGTATTTCTTTCTCTGTACTGCGTCACATGGTGTGCTTGATGCGATGACGGATGGAGGGTTGGGCGTGGCGTTTTTCTCTCCATTCGATACGACGAGGTACTTCCTCGCGGTCCGACCGGTCCTTGTGTCTCCCATCGGGATCAGCGAATTCTTCAGCGAGTATGGGGCCCGTGTTCTGGCCAACGAAGCAGTTTGGATTTGGCTCCCATCTCTCGCGCTGTTCGTGCTGCTTCGTGCAATCCAGCATGTCCGAGGAGCAAAGAGTCCATAG
- the trmL gene encoding tRNA (uridine(34)/cytosine(34)/5-carboxymethylaminomethyluridine(34)-2'-O)-methyltransferase TrmL, with the protein MFDVILYQPEIPPNTGNIIRLCANTGARLHLVKPLGFSLEDKQLLRAGLDYHEFATMTVHESWADCLAAFNDRRLFAVSTKGTQRYDLVDYAAGDVFVFGPESRGLPSEILQSVAEQQRIRVPMVPGNRSLNLSNAVSVVLYEAWRQVGFGMRR; encoded by the coding sequence ATGTTCGACGTCATCCTCTATCAGCCTGAAATTCCTCCGAACACCGGCAACATCATACGGCTCTGTGCCAATACTGGCGCAAGGCTGCATCTCGTCAAACCCCTGGGCTTTTCACTGGAGGATAAGCAATTGCTCCGGGCAGGATTGGATTATCACGAATTCGCGACGATGACGGTTCACGAGAGCTGGGCCGATTGCCTCGCAGCTTTCAACGATCGTCGTCTGTTTGCGGTCTCCACCAAAGGCACTCAACGGTATGACTTGGTTGACTATGCTGCCGGCGATGTTTTTGTATTTGGTCCGGAAAGTCGTGGGTTGCCGTCTGAGATCTTACAGAGTGTTGCTGAACAGCAGCGTATCCGAGTCCCCATGGTTCCAGGAAACCGCAGCCTCAACCTTTCCAACGCAGTATCGGTGGTCCTCTATGAAGCCTGGCGGCAGGTCGGATTCGGGATGCGCCGGTAA
- a CDS encoding DnaJ domain-containing protein codes for MREERTTNYYTLLELLPTATDADIKKAWHEQIQVWHPDRFNHAPTLHRKAEARTQLINQAYQTLSDPVARTSYDAKIQSSASHGPPPRPSPATGPSSESYSSTTSRPQQRPRSPQDPRGPQSLIMLSRQGQPTTMVPAIHLYVDPREHFPYDFHGFVRIAGVIREPLSAGSYAIAETPELLCIKCIGVEVLSTIYSNPSDNRLPFLHELEQLLAFPSRFLVIEGTLQHRKAGGRLNQYHKNGMTDFLDALTARYGLTIVYTDNREEAEERVANLAALHYAYYFAEQQGFGRCLKEGDL; via the coding sequence GTGCGGGAAGAACGAACGACCAACTATTATACGCTTCTCGAACTCTTGCCCACCGCAACGGATGCTGACATCAAAAAAGCCTGGCATGAGCAGATTCAGGTCTGGCATCCGGATCGCTTCAATCATGCGCCGACATTGCACCGCAAGGCGGAAGCCAGGACACAACTAATCAACCAGGCCTATCAAACCCTCAGCGACCCGGTCGCACGCACCAGCTACGATGCCAAGATACAGTCATCGGCCTCCCACGGGCCGCCGCCCCGCCCATCCCCTGCAACAGGCCCATCTTCTGAATCCTACTCCTCCACAACGTCACGTCCTCAACAGAGGCCACGATCCCCCCAGGACCCTCGCGGCCCCCAATCGCTCATTATGCTCTCCCGGCAGGGTCAGCCGACAACCATGGTGCCGGCCATTCATCTCTACGTCGATCCTCGAGAGCATTTCCCCTACGACTTCCACGGGTTCGTCCGCATCGCCGGAGTCATTCGAGAGCCTCTCTCAGCCGGCAGCTATGCCATTGCCGAAACACCCGAACTCCTCTGCATCAAATGTATTGGCGTGGAGGTGCTTTCCACGATCTATTCGAATCCCTCCGACAATCGCTTGCCCTTTCTTCATGAACTTGAACAACTCCTGGCCTTTCCCTCCCGCTTTCTTGTCATTGAGGGGACGCTCCAGCACCGCAAAGCCGGAGGGCGCCTCAATCAATACCACAAGAACGGCATGACGGATTTCCTGGATGCACTGACGGCGCGATATGGGCTCACGATCGTCTACACGGATAATCGGGAAGAGGCGGAAGAACGAGTCGCGAATCTGGCAGCCCTGCATTATGCTTATTACTTTGCCGAGCAACAGGGATTCGGGCGCTGTCTGAAAGAGGGCGATCTATGA
- a CDS encoding HEAT repeat domain-containing protein, translating into MRRSMKQPGRSGKRSIKPVQLFVAGTIFWVLWVAVFLPFTSTGATQESYPIKEPVKKYIESCLRKPIHEADCEKVRKSAVEILKEDLRTLGATADRAHMPRIVRMFKSDEVELRIAAADAIGMIGPQDSDVEVLAPLTNDPVPDVRNAASNMLSHGKGNTLVLLKQRVMPMSVGRTPQAPVDAGKYSMPVAPDSIYLFDLSDAAVGRLSYVSKSGKSDPAQFFKSKAKKGPFPLQEFKDKYRYQLQDEDEAMNLAREAEGKAVESAQPPDPSNLQAYTEFMQKIASVGARQGSRTYLDSYEPNLFGSPTVYVLEERQIGQRSYPTRYVVLYQEQALKRPGYRLNWMTVPDDAIRTAQAVSLAEEKEESARKKENEVLKKRQEALQNLEKKKDEQEKKQFKKGQADLEKELGF; encoded by the coding sequence ATGCGACGATCGATGAAACAACCAGGCCGTTCAGGGAAACGATCGATTAAGCCGGTTCAACTCTTCGTTGCCGGGACAATCTTCTGGGTGCTTTGGGTCGCTGTCTTTCTTCCGTTCACATCGACAGGGGCGACTCAAGAGTCTTACCCTATCAAGGAGCCCGTGAAGAAATATATCGAAAGCTGCCTACGCAAACCTATTCATGAGGCGGATTGCGAAAAGGTGAGGAAGAGCGCGGTCGAAATCCTGAAGGAGGACTTGCGGACGCTAGGCGCCACGGCCGATCGAGCCCACATGCCTCGCATTGTGCGGATGTTTAAGAGCGACGAGGTTGAGTTGCGTATCGCCGCCGCGGATGCCATCGGCATGATCGGTCCGCAAGACAGCGATGTGGAAGTGCTTGCACCGCTAACCAATGACCCGGTTCCAGATGTCAGGAATGCTGCTTCGAATATGCTTTCGCACGGAAAGGGCAATACTCTCGTCTTGCTGAAACAGCGAGTTATGCCGATGAGCGTAGGACGGACGCCACAGGCTCCGGTAGACGCGGGGAAATACTCGATGCCCGTGGCACCTGACAGTATCTATTTATTTGATTTGAGTGATGCAGCCGTCGGTCGTCTGTCCTATGTGTCCAAGAGCGGGAAAAGCGACCCAGCCCAATTCTTCAAGAGCAAGGCCAAGAAGGGGCCATTTCCGTTACAAGAGTTCAAGGACAAGTACCGCTATCAGTTGCAGGACGAGGATGAGGCCATGAACCTTGCGCGGGAGGCGGAAGGGAAGGCAGTAGAAAGTGCCCAGCCTCCGGATCCTTCGAATCTTCAGGCCTATACGGAGTTCATGCAGAAGATTGCCTCAGTCGGAGCCAGGCAAGGCAGCAGAACGTATCTGGATTCATACGAGCCGAATCTCTTCGGCTCACCAACCGTCTATGTGTTGGAAGAGCGGCAGATCGGGCAACGGAGCTATCCCACTCGTTACGTCGTGCTCTATCAGGAGCAGGCGCTCAAACGACCCGGCTATCGCCTCAACTGGATGACGGTGCCCGATGACGCCATCAGGACCGCGCAAGCGGTCTCGCTTGCCGAGGAAAAAGAAGAGTCGGCCCGCAAGAAGGAAAACGAGGTCCTGAAAAAACGGCAAGAGGCGCTGCAAAATCTTGAGAAGAAAAAGGACGAGCAGGAGAAGAAACAGTTTAAGAAGGGTCAGGCCGATCTTGAAAAGGAGCTGGGATTCTAA
- a CDS encoding tetratricopeptide repeat protein: protein MNSSRVRFIPFVLCTAAVAVYYTAFNGDFHYDDAASILENPHLDGWQTFLGHLDHMVRLVLYTTFLFDRSLYGAAPAGYHLLNLLLHLGSGLLVYLIVTRAVTEETRHVPVWTALVFLVHPIATETVTYISGRASGLMAFLYLFALFLYLKADEHSENVTRRRLYLSGAVASFVLAIGSKETAVTLPVILLLWDMVIRKLKGPSLRTGILTRHLPFWIVLLLAAGWAWSHPRYQALAQFSLDLRPLWDHLLSELHAMAYAVTLLFTPWNQNFDHDLPVFHSLTQWPLPRDLLLLSVTVAACLFSWRRFPQVAFGLAWFFIQLLPISLIPRNDLLSERNLYLPAIGLLLAIVALGSYVIQRLMTIIRRPGLAPSAWAAVATVVVVTLCFFTVQRNQLYHDRLLLWSDAAAKSPNKARPHNNLGYAYALRDDWDRAIEEFRAAARLDPDFILAQQNLRDAYLHRVGRR, encoded by the coding sequence ATGAATTCAAGCAGGGTCCGCTTCATCCCGTTTGTTCTTTGTACGGCCGCCGTAGCCGTCTACTACACGGCTTTCAACGGTGACTTCCACTACGATGATGCCGCATCAATTCTTGAGAATCCTCATCTCGACGGTTGGCAGACCTTCCTGGGCCATCTCGATCATATGGTCCGGCTGGTGTTGTATACCACATTCCTGTTTGATCGCTCACTCTATGGAGCTGCCCCTGCCGGCTACCATCTGCTCAATCTCCTGTTGCACCTGGGCTCCGGACTCCTGGTCTATCTCATTGTCACCAGGGCCGTTACAGAAGAAACCAGGCATGTGCCTGTTTGGACTGCACTGGTGTTTCTCGTTCATCCCATCGCGACGGAAACGGTGACGTACATCTCCGGGCGGGCGTCAGGTCTGATGGCGTTCTTATATCTTTTCGCCCTGTTTTTGTACCTCAAGGCTGACGAGCACTCAGAAAACGTCACACGTCGCCGGCTCTACCTGTCAGGCGCGGTCGCCTCATTCGTACTGGCAATCGGCTCCAAGGAAACAGCCGTCACGCTGCCCGTCATCCTCCTGCTCTGGGATATGGTGATCCGCAAGCTGAAGGGCCCCTCTCTCCGCACCGGTATCCTCACCCGCCATCTACCATTTTGGATCGTCCTGCTTCTTGCGGCGGGCTGGGCCTGGAGCCATCCCCGCTACCAGGCGCTCGCCCAATTCAGCCTGGATCTCCGTCCCCTGTGGGACCATCTGTTGAGCGAGTTGCACGCCATGGCTTATGCGGTGACTCTGCTCTTCACCCCGTGGAACCAGAACTTCGATCACGATCTCCCTGTCTTCCACTCACTGACTCAATGGCCCCTTCCGCGTGATCTCTTGTTGCTCTCAGTGACGGTCGCTGCATGCCTGTTTTCGTGGCGGCGCTTTCCCCAGGTGGCCTTCGGCCTGGCCTGGTTTTTTATTCAGCTCCTCCCGATCAGCTTGATTCCACGTAACGATCTATTGAGCGAGCGCAATCTGTATCTGCCTGCGATCGGACTCTTGCTGGCGATTGTCGCGCTCGGGTCGTATGTCATCCAGCGGCTCATGACAATCATCCGGCGACCCGGTCTTGCTCCGTCCGCTTGGGCTGCGGTGGCGACTGTCGTGGTCGTTACGCTCTGTTTTTTCACTGTTCAGCGGAACCAGCTCTATCACGACCGGCTGCTGCTCTGGTCCGATGCGGCCGCAAAATCCCCCAATAAAGCCAGACCGCACAATAATCTCGGCTATGCCTATGCGCTTCGAGACGACTGGGATCGGGCCATTGAAGAATTCCGCGCAGCGGCCAGGCTCGATCCCGATTTCATCCTTGCCCAACAAAACCTCCGCGATGCTTATCTTCACCGCGTCGGACGGCGATAG
- a CDS encoding D-alanyl-D-alanine carboxypeptidase produces the protein MGRTGCGRSLLVGMAVTVMLCSVDVRAQETPAKPSIKASALYLIELKSGRVLLEKDASRRLPPASLTKIMTALIALESAPLQEVVKIHPRSIVHHSVYNFRPGEEFILRDLLTAMLVASANDACEAVAWHIGGDDTRFVAMMNERASALGLQDTHFVNPCGFDAPEHYSTAADLATLTDRALQQPFFSMMVRTLVRDISTVDGKRKLSLHSTNELLVDSDVNGVKTGYTSKAGRCLIASMFKDGHRLLLVGLNLMDQWEQASKLLRYGHEVLQGTNS, from the coding sequence ATGGGCCGAACCGGGTGCGGGAGATCGCTTCTCGTCGGCATGGCCGTGACGGTGATGCTGTGCAGCGTCGACGTCCGCGCCCAGGAAACACCGGCTAAACCGTCGATCAAAGCTTCGGCACTGTATCTCATTGAATTGAAGTCCGGCCGCGTGCTGCTGGAAAAAGACGCGTCACGCCGGCTCCCTCCTGCCAGCCTCACAAAAATCATGACGGCGCTGATTGCCTTGGAATCTGCGCCGCTTCAAGAGGTGGTGAAGATCCACCCGCGTTCGATCGTCCATCATTCGGTCTACAACTTCCGGCCCGGGGAGGAGTTCATCCTGCGCGATCTGCTGACGGCCATGCTGGTGGCCAGCGCAAACGACGCCTGCGAGGCAGTCGCCTGGCACATCGGAGGCGACGACACGCGGTTCGTCGCGATGATGAATGAACGAGCCAGCGCACTGGGATTGCAGGACACGCACTTTGTCAATCCCTGCGGTTTCGATGCGCCGGAGCACTATTCGACGGCAGCGGATCTCGCAACGTTAACCGATCGGGCGCTGCAACAGCCGTTCTTTTCCATGATGGTCAGGACACTGGTCCGCGACATCTCGACAGTCGATGGAAAGAGGAAGCTGTCGCTGCATAGCACGAACGAACTCCTGGTCGACTCTGATGTGAACGGCGTCAAAACCGGCTACACGAGCAAAGCGGGTCGCTGCTTGATCGCCAGCATGTTCAAAGACGGCCATCGCTTGCTGCTGGTGGGATTGAATCTCATGGACCAATGGGAGCAGGCCAGCAAGCTACTCCGGTACGGCCATGAGGTATTGCAAGGAACGAACAGTTGA
- a CDS encoding bacterioferritin: protein MNDQETKKAVGILNRIMEHELAGVVRYMHYSLMVYGYNRIPIVSWLKSNADESLAHAHKAGELVTLLGGHPSLKIGTLLETEKHDVGDILRESLEHEKVAVAAYYELLKLSEGKSVLLEEYAREMIVGEELHLDEVNKMLRKSGDVQPFRS from the coding sequence ATGAACGATCAAGAAACAAAAAAGGCGGTAGGGATTCTCAACCGCATTATGGAGCATGAGTTAGCAGGAGTCGTGCGCTACATGCATTACTCGCTGATGGTCTATGGGTATAACCGAATTCCAATCGTATCATGGCTGAAGAGTAATGCGGATGAGAGCCTGGCCCATGCACATAAAGCTGGAGAACTGGTCACCTTATTGGGTGGCCATCCGTCGCTGAAAATCGGCACGTTGCTGGAAACGGAGAAGCACGACGTGGGGGATATTTTACGCGAAAGTTTGGAGCACGAGAAAGTTGCTGTCGCTGCATATTATGAGCTGCTGAAACTCTCCGAAGGAAAGTCCGTCCTTCTGGAAGAGTATGCGCGAGAAATGATCGTCGGTGAAGAACTGCATCTGGACGAAGTGAATAAGATGTTGCGTAAATCAGGTGATGTGCAGCCGTTTCGTTCTTAG